ATGTTATGCGAAATAAAACGAGACGGTTTTATTTTTTCCAACATGTTAAATGCAACTTCGATGCGTCGCTCTTTAGTCCATCTGCCTTGAAGTTCAGAAGCAATGGTACTGACTTGACTGGCGATGACTTTAATTCGATTTCGATGAAATTTACCTCCTAAATCAATAGAACATGATTTTCTGCCATACCACGACCCTAGAACGATGCGTCCCTCAAAAGCTGCAAACTCAATGGCAGTATTGAGCGCATCCGGATTACCGGTCAATTCATAAATAAGATCTATCGTGTTCTGTTTTGACTGTTCCAGGTATTGATTAAATTGCAACTTAAGATCTGGATGTGTGGCATCAAAAACATATTCTGCCCCTAACTCCTTACATAAGGTTCTTCTTTTTTCATATAAATCAATTCCTATAAGGGTAGTTAAGGGGAATTGTTGCAGTAAGGCAGTAGTAAGAATGCCTACCACACCCAGCCCTAAAATGAGAACATTTTCTCCAATCAAAGGAGAGCCATCTAATACTAAGTTGATTGCTGTTTCCATATTGGGTAGGAATAAAGCATCATAGGGCGATATATGCTCGGGTAAAAGGATTAGATGTTGTTCCTTTGCGCAAAAATAACTTTCATGCGGATTGAAGACGAAAACCCATTTATTTAATAAGTGGTTTAATTTTTTATTGCCTGTCTCAATGACTTTCCCCACAGAACAATAACCATATTTAAATGGATAATTCAGTTTGTGCCTAAGCGAGGGAATG
The DNA window shown above is from Legionella sp. PC997 and carries:
- a CDS encoding zinc-binding alcohol dehydrogenase; its protein translation is MKNHVLYFNKPNQVSVLEESIPRPKTDEVLVQNVLSGISAGTEMLFYRGLMPTDLCIDASIPSLRHKLNYPFKYGYCSVGKVIETGNKKLNHLLNKWVFVFNPHESYFCAKEQHLILLPEHISPYDALFLPNMETAINLVLDGSPLIGENVLILGLGVVGILTTALLQQFPLTTLIGIDLYEKRRTLCKELGAEYVFDATHPDLKLQFNQYLEQSKQNTIDLIYELTGNPDALNTAIEFAAFEGRIVLGSWYGRKSCSIDLGGKFHRNRIKVIASQVSTIASELQGRWTKERRIEVAFNMLEKIKPSRFISHNIHITEADAAYQLLASNPKDTLFITLTYEV